The sequence below is a genomic window from Rudanella lutea DSM 19387.
ATCAAGGCGGCTAACTGACCATTCGTAAGGCTGTTGTCCATAGGCATTGGTATTTTTTGGTTTGTCGCTACAACGGCCAAACCCGTTGGCTTAGGCAAAAAAAATTAGCGCATGGCATCAAACAACAGCATACCAATTCGGGGCTGGGTGCGTTGGTGAGGGCTTCTGAAGGCTTAAAATCCGAAGTCTTTGATGGGCTTGATGTCGTAATACGCCCGGATCTCCTCGGCGCTGGGTGGGTTTACGGGCCGCACAATCCGAAAGCCACAAAACGAAGCCGAAGTCATCCACCAGTCAGATTTGGGGCTTTGCGGGTCAATCACTTTCCAGGCCGGGTCGGAGCCCACGCGGGCCGCCGAGCGGAGCAACAGAGCATCGTCATCCCACGAGCCACCACGCACCGAGTTGGGATACAGCTTGGTGGTGGGCGCAAACGGTTCGTTTACCTTACCACTCGCTTTTTGGGCGTAGTAGTTCGGAATGTACTGGTCTTTGGTCCACTCCATCACGTTGCCGTGCATGTCGTACAGGCCCCAGGGGTTAGGTTTTTTCGTACCGATTTTCTTGTAACCGCCATCGCTATTGACTTTGTACACGGCGTATTGACCCAGCAATTTGGGGTCGGCCCCGAACGAGTACGGGGTTTTGGTGTTGGCCCGGCAGGCATATTCCCACTCGGCTTCGGTGGGGAGCCGGTAAAAAATGCCGGTCTTGTCGTACAGCCACGCGCAGAATTTGATGGCTGCGTACTGGGTCATGTTAATAGCCGGATACCCCGACCGGCCCATGCCAAACGACATATCCACGTACGAGGGGCTGGGGCGCGTGCTGGCGTCGGTTTTGCTCAGGTCGGCACCTTCGGGGTAGCGGGCCGCCATTTCTTTCTCGATGTTTTTGGTCGTGAACAGGTCGTAAATATCCCAGGTGATTTCGTACTGCCCCATCCAGAACGGCTCAATCTTCACCTTGTGCTGCGGTCCTTCGTCGGCTTTGCGGCCTTTTTCGGTGGCTGGGCTACCCATCATAAACTCGCCACCCGGAATAGCCACCATCGGGTACACCTGATTGCTGCCGCTGATGGCCTGGGTGTATGATTTATGGTCGGTAACAACGGGAGCGGCTGGTGAGGCCGGGGCGGGTTTGGTCTGGGCTACACAAAGCGCGACGGTGTGAACAAGCGAAAGCGTAAACAGAAGCTTCCGGGCAAACATAGGGGTACGAATCATGCCGTTGATATACATTCAGGTTTGTTCTCATTAAAGATAAAAGTACGACTGATTTCCTTGTTGTACCTTTGCCTAAAATACAAGGGCGTGCGGGTTACCCCCAACCGGCCCCTGCTTTTTAGGGCAGGGTTTCGGTCCAAACGGCGCGCTCATCAGTTCATTATGAATTATCTCTCAGCCGAGAAATTAACCAAAACATACGGCGACCGTACCCTGTTTCGGAATGTCAATTTTGGCATTAACCGGGGCGATAAAGTCGCGATTGTCGGGGCCAATGGCTCCGGAAAAACCACCTTGCTGTCGGTTCTGGCCGGGGCTCTCCCGCCCGATGAAGGGCTCGTGAGTGTACGAAAAGACATCAGCGTAGGCTACCTCGATCAGCAACCGGCCCTCAACGAAGCCCTCACCGTGATGGAAGAGGTGCTCTCGGGCGAGAGTGTGCAGCTCGAAGCCGTGCGGGCTTACGAGAAAGCACTCAACTCAGGCGATGCCGTAGCCCTGGAGCGGGCCATGGCGCAAATGGAAAAACTGGAGGCCTGGGATTATGAGTCGCAGCTGCGGCAGATGCTGGGCGAACTGGGCATTCACGACGTCGATCAGTCGGTGAGTACCCTCTCGGGCGGGCAGCGTAAGCGGGTGGCCCTGGCGCGGGTGCTTATTCAGAATCCCGACCTGCTGATTCTCGACGAACCCACCAACCACCTCGACCTGGAAGCCATCGAATACCTCGAAGGTTACCTCAATACCAACAACGGTACGCTGCTGATGGTCTCGCACGACCGGTATTTTCTCGACGCAGTCTGTAACCAGATTGTAGAGCTCGACGGGGGCCAACTGTACGGCTACAAAGGCAACTACGCGTACTTTCTGGAGAAAAAAGCCGAACGGCAGGAGATGCAGGCAGCCGAACTCGAAAAAGATCGTAACCTGTTTCGGCGCGAGCTGGAATGGATGCGTCGGCAACCCAAGGCGCGGGGCACCAAAGCCAAATACCGCGAAGATGCCTTTGACGAGCTACAGGAAAAAGTAAGCGGCAAGGGCAAGGGTGGTGAGCTGGAACTAAACCTGCGCACGGCCCGGCTCGGCAGCAAGATTCTGGAGGTCGAAAACCTGAGCAAACGCTACGGCGAAAAGGTCTTACTCGACCACTTTACGTATACCTTCAAACGGCTCGACCGGGTGGGGCTGATCGGGAAGAACGGCATGGGCAAAACCACCCTGCTGGAGATGATTACCGGCCAAACCCGGCCCGACTCGGGCAAAATTGCGACGGGTGGCACCGTACGGTTTGGGTATTATACCCAGTCGGAGATCAGCATTCCCGAAAATCAGCGCGTGATCGACGTGGTGCAGGACGTAGCCGAAGTGATGAAACTGGCATCGGGCGAAACCGTAACGGCCAGTCAGTTGCTCCACCACTTTCTGTTCGACCGGCAAAAGCAGTACGATTACGTAGCCAAATTGAGCGGGGGCGAAAAACGGCGGCTTCAGCTCCTGCTGGTGCTGGTGCAGAACCCGAACTTCCTGATTCTGGACGAACCCACCAACGACCTCGACATCACGACGCTCAACGTGCTGGAGGAGTTTTTGCTCAACTTCCCCGGCTGTATCCTGATCGTGACGCACGACCGCTACTTCATGGACCGGCTCGTAGACCATGTGTTTGTGCTGGAAGGCGAAGGCAAGGTGCGCGACTACCCCGGCAACTACACCGATTACCGCGAATGGCGCGACAAGCAACCGCGTGTCCCCAAAGTTCAGCCATCTGTCCCAAATGCGGGCCGGTCGACAAACCAAAACACAACCCCTGTGGTTACGCAGGCAAAGGCCCCCGCGGTCAAAAAGCGGCTTTCGTTTAAAGAGCAGCGTGAATACGAAACGCTCGAAACCGAGATTGCCGAACTCGAACAACGGAAAGCCGAACTAACCGAACTGCTCAACACCGGAGGCCATCACGAACAACTGACGGCCTGGGCTAATGAAATTGGGCAGCTCGACGCATTAATTTCCACCAAATCAGACCGCTGGCTCGAACTGGCGGAGTATGCATAGAGAATGAAAGAGCGAAAGAGCAAGATGTGGTGCTACCCGCTATACCCCTGAACAACCGCTCTTTCACTCGTTCGCTCATTCACCCATTCACCATGGATCAACTACTTGAATTTTTCCGCTACCTGCTCAACTCCGAAGAGATTATCCGTACCGGCGGACTGGTGCTCATTACGCTCATTATCCTAATCGAAAACGGGGTTATTTTCGGCTTTTTCCTACCCGGCGACTACCTCCTGTTTCTGTCGGGCGTGTTTGCCGGCACCAAACTACTCGCAGTACCGCTCTGGATGCTGCTGCTCTGTATTTTCGGGGCGGCTGTAGTGGGCTCTCTTATTGGGTACGGCACGGGCTACTTTTTCGGGGCCCGGATTCAGAACCGGCCCGACGGGTTGCTGTTCAAAAAGAAACATATCGACACCACCCGGCAGTACTTCGAAAAATACGGCAGCCGCACGCTCATCATCGCTCGTTTTCTGCCCGTGGTACGCACGTTTGCGCCCCTGCTGTCGGGCATCATCCACATGAATTTCAGCTATTTTATGCTGTACAACGTGCTCGGCGGGGCTATCTGGGTAGGGTCGCTGGTTGGTGGTGGCTATTACTTCGGCGAGAAATTCCCGTGGATCATCGACTACGTTCACTACATTATCTTGTTCTTCCTGGCGATTACCACGTTTACGGTGATCCGTGGGTTTATCAATGCCCGCCGGGAGATGCAGTAGATCTTCGTATTTAACGTGAGCTATGCATAATTGCTGACGCCAGGGCCTTCGACAGGCTCAGGAGAGAAGAGTCGATAAATTAACCCAAACCCCGGCAGGGAGTAAAACACTATCCAGCAGCGTATTGCCTGAACAGCTTTTCGGCGGCTTCCCACACCCGCCGGTCGTCGGGGTGAATGGGGTGTGGCTCAGGCTTTCCATCCTTACGGGCTTTCTGATTCAGGTACTCGCGCCGGGCAAAGAAACGCATGATGCGCCACGCCAGTGTAATCTCACCACTTTCGACCAGCGCTTTGTACCGAAACT
It includes:
- a CDS encoding formylglycine-generating enzyme family protein produces the protein MIRTPMFARKLLFTLSLVHTVALCVAQTKPAPASPAAPVVTDHKSYTQAISGSNQVYPMVAIPGGEFMMGSPATEKGRKADEGPQHKVKIEPFWMGQYEITWDIYDLFTTKNIEKEMAARYPEGADLSKTDASTRPSPSYVDMSFGMGRSGYPAINMTQYAAIKFCAWLYDKTGIFYRLPTEAEWEYACRANTKTPYSFGADPKLLGQYAVYKVNSDGGYKKIGTKKPNPWGLYDMHGNVMEWTKDQYIPNYYAQKASGKVNEPFAPTTKLYPNSVRGGSWDDDALLLRSAARVGSDPAWKVIDPQSPKSDWWMTSASFCGFRIVRPVNPPSAEEIRAYYDIKPIKDFGF
- a CDS encoding ABC-F family ATP-binding cassette domain-containing protein, whose translation is MVSHDRYFLDAVCNQIVELDGGQLYGYKGNYAYFLEKKAERQEMQAAELEKDRNLFRRELEWMRRQPKARGTKAKYREDAFDELQEKVSGKGKGGELELNLRTARLGSKILEVENLSKRYGEKVLLDHFTYTFKRLDRVGLIGKNGMGKTTLLEMITGQTRPDSGKIATGGTVRFGYYTQSEISIPENQRVIDVVQDVAEVMKLASGETVTASQLLHHFLFDRQKQYDYVAKLSGGEKRRLQLLLVLVQNPNFLILDEPTNDLDITTLNVLEEFLLNFPGCILIVTHDRYFMDRLVDHVFVLEGEGKVRDYPGNYTDYREWRDKQPRVPKVQPSVPNAGRSTNQNTTPVVTQAKAPAVKKRLSFKEQREYETLETEIAELEQRKAELTELLNTGGHHEQLTAWANEIGQLDALISTKSDRWLELAEYA
- a CDS encoding DedA family protein, encoding MDQLLEFFRYLLNSEEIIRTGGLVLITLIILIENGVIFGFFLPGDYLLFLSGVFAGTKLLAVPLWMLLLCIFGAAVVGSLIGYGTGYFFGARIQNRPDGLLFKKKHIDTTRQYFEKYGSRTLIIARFLPVVRTFAPLLSGIIHMNFSYFMLYNVLGGAIWVGSLVGGGYYFGEKFPWIIDYVHYIILFFLAITTFTVIRGFINARREMQ